The Marinomonas profundi DNA segment ACCTCTCAGGTCAATGGTTTAAACCAGTCTGTGCGAAACGCTAATGATGGTATCTCTTTGGCTCAAACCGCTGAGGGTGCATTAGATGAAACATCTAATATGTTGCAACGTATGCGTACCTTGTCTATCCAGGCAGCAAACGGGTCAAACTCAGATAAAGACCGTGCAGCGCTTCAGCAAGAAATGGGTCAACTATCAACCGAAATCAACCGTATCTCTTCGGATACAACATTCGGTGGTGAGAATTTATTGGATGGTACTTACACTGGTATTTTCCAAGTAGGTGCGGACTCTAATCAAACCATTAGTTTTAACTTAACGGATGGTGGTGTTACTAATTCCATTGACTTCGCGGGTAATGCTGGCTTCACTATGTCCGGTTTATCGAGCAGTGCGAGTACAGCACAAGTGAGTGTAACAAGCGCTTCTGTATCGACTATGGCAAATGCGCAAAGCATGATCGATGTATTAGACACCATGATTTCTGCCGTTGACTCAAAGCGTGCCGAATTGGGTGCGATTCAAAACCGTTTTGGCTCTACTATCAGTAACTTAAGTAACGTCACAGAAAACGTATCGTCTGCTCGTTCTCGTGTACGTGATGCTGACTTTGCGGCAGAAACGGCGGAGCTAACAAGCTCTCAGATTCTTCAGCAAGCAAGCTCATCTATTTTGGCTCAAGCGAACCAACGTCCACAAACCGCTTTGTCTCTTCTAGGCTAAGCGTTAGTGGTAGCGGAAAGCTGGGACGTTGTCCCGGCTTTTGTCTATCCGGAGAAACTCTGTTATGTCCATTAATGTCAGTGATTTTTCTAAGCAGGGTATTCCATACTCTTTAAGACCTAACGAACAGCGCGCCGCAGAGGATTTTGCTGCACTGCGTCAGAGTAATGCTAAAGTTGTCCAAAATACCGCCGATAGCAACAAAGCGGATAGGGACAATAACCCGTCTCATTTCTCGAACTTATCGGCACCGGTTGAGCCTAATGATTTAAAGGCAATGAATAAAAAGCTGTCCCAGTTAAATGTGCATTTAACCTTTGAAATGACAGAAGACCGAGCACAAAATATTGTAAAAGTATTGGATCAGTCAACAGGGGATGTAGTTCGTCAAATTCCGACAGAAGAGTTTCTTAAAATGTCTGAGAGAATTGATGCTATTATGAGCCAGTTGAGTGATATCAAGGGAACCTTGGTAAACAGTGAGGTTTAACTAGACATAGATAGAAAGCGTTAGGAGATAAAGTTATGGCGGTAGGCTCTTTAGGGGCGGGATCTGGTATAGACCTAGAGTCTCTAGTAAAGCAAATGGTAAGTGCTCAAAAAGACGTCAAGGTTAAACTTTATCAAGATAAAATTAATGGCTATGAGGCTGAATTTTCTGCTTTAGGCCAAGTCGGTTCTGCTATTGATAACTTTAAAAGCTCAGTGCAGGCACTGAATAATGACGACCTTTTTACTGGGCGCGATGCTAAAATTGCGCAAAAAGAAGGTGAAGAAGTTGTTTCTATTACCACAGATAACACGGCTTCGAATGGCTCTTATGCGATTGATGTCAATCAGTTAGCAAAAGGCAGCCGTATTATGTCTGCGCAAGGATTATTTTCCTCTGCGGATGAGGTCATCACCAAAGAAGACGCACAACTTATTTTTAAGGCTGGCAGCCATGAATTCTCTATCAATGTTGATGCCGGCACGACCCTATCTGAATTACGTAACCAGATTAATACTTCCGAAGACAACTTTGGCGTATCAGCGAATTTGATTGATGACGGCAATGGCAACCTATTTTTTACCGCAACATCCTCTATTCAGGGCGCTGGTAACACGCTCAAAATTAGTAACACGTCTATTGTTAGAGATGAAGATGGCAATATTATCGACAACAGCAAAGACGCCATCGACGTAAAAGATCCTATTGAAGAGCAAGACGCCGTTGAAAAAAGCAACGAGGTAGCGGATGACGCTAAGCCAGTTGACGAGCCTGACGAATTGGATTTGGAAGGCGATGATGTCGACTTTGCCAACGATGGCCCTATCCCTGCTGATGAAGAAAAAGACATTGCAGAAACAGCCAGTGCCGCAGATATTGAGCCTGTCGAGATCGAAACAGACGACACCGATAACACGGAGGTCGCTCCATTCGCAGCTGGACTTACGTTAGACAGTGTTTCCACCGAAGGCATGACGGCTGGTTTGTATGCTCCTCTAGGGGAAGAAGCGCGTGACGCGGTGATTACCGTTGATGGTATTCAAATTCGTAATCAATCAAATACCTTTGATGACGCGGTCGCGGGGTTGTCCATTGAGGCGTTAGCGCCAACGGACAAAACCACCAAGGTTGACATCAGTTTTGACCAGAAAACCGTACAAGAAACCATTGAAGCCTTTGTTGCCTCTTACAATGACATGGTCGGATTCTTACAAGCCAGTACCGACAAAGATGCGGTTTTAAATGGCAACAGTATGATTCGTACACTGCAATCATCCTTGTCTACCCAATTAATGAGCAGTCATGGTGAGGCCGGAACCTTCACGTCTGTTTTTGATTTGGGCATCAAAATGGACAACAAGGGCATGCTAAGTTTTAACAATGCTAAATTCGACGATGCCATGAAGCGGGGCTACAGTGAAATTGCCCCAATGATATCAGGAAAAAATGGTCTGGCTCAGTCACTGGAAAATTTGCTAAGCAGCTATACGGGTTCAGCTGGAATGACAAACACATTAAAGGATTCGCTGACTCGGTCGATAGATAATACAGAAGAGACATTGGAAGCGTATGAAGATCGGATGGTTCGTTATGAAGAATCACTTCGCTCTAAGTTTGCTGGTTTGGATTCTCGCTTGGCCAACATGAATGCGCAAGGCGGCTATCTAAATTCTGTATTAGCGAAAATGTAAACGGTTTTAAACAGTAATACTCGAATTAATGGGGTTGTGTATGTACAAGAGTAAAGGGATCCAAGCTTACAGAAAGGACTCAATTAAGTCCGATTTAGCATCGGCTGATCCTCATCGCGTCATTCAGCTCTTGATGCAAGGGGCGCTTGAGAAGTTAGCCCTAGGAAAGGGCTGTATTGAACGTTCGGACTGGGAAGGTAAAGCCGCCGCGTTAACGCGAGCGAGCGAAATTATCAATGCGCTAAGAGACGCGCTAGATAGAGATGCTAACCCAGAGTTGGTCGATAACCTTGAGTCGCTTTACGAATACATGATGGTTCGAATTACTGAGGCCAGTGTGACCAAAGACACGGCTATTATCGATCAAGTAATGGGGCTTATTTTACAAATCAAAGGCGCTTGGGATCAAATATCCACATTGGATAAGCAAGTCGCTTATGGTGGCCAAACTGAGGCTCGGGTAGGGGTTGTTTAATGTTCGATTTGTCACACTTAACGACGTTGAGTGCTGCACTAGAACAAAGCCTCATCGACAACGACATAGAAAAAATTCAGCAGCTATGTGAAGACAATGATGGCTTTATACACACTATAGAGCCACTGACTGACCCCAAAGCGAATGAACAAATCAGACAGTTTATCATGACACATCAAGCCGCCACGCGACTGATTCGAGATGTGCATGCAGAAATGCAAAAACAACTTTACCGAACGAATAAAACCCGCAAGGGTGTGAATAAATATAAAGGCGTGAAACATGCAAAATGAGGAAGTTTTATCCTCTCTTGATCAGGCAGAAGCGTTTGCTGCTTTGTTTGAAAGAGGTGCAGCTCGCCTCAAAGAGAACGATAGTGAGTTAACTGAGCGATACGTAAGAAACATGACGGTATTTTCTCAAGTCATGCCTCATATTTTTGAATCCTTCCAACATTACCAACCTAAAAAACGCCATATTTATATGGAAGAAGAGGGCGGACTTAACCTTTATCGGGAAGATGTCGGTGTCCCGCTCTTTTCGGCTCAGCCAAGAGCGCAGGCGGCAGAGAAAATTGCCCAAGCCTTAAAAAAACCGAATAAAACCCTACTTAACTTAGAGCGCACGGCGAAGCATCCAAGTCGTCACGTTTTTTACAGCAATAAAATACTCGATCAAATCGAGCAACAATCGCAGGCGTTGCAACCGCAAGAAGGTTGGCCTGAGTTCGTCGGATCCACAATATTGTTTGGTGTTGAGTTTGGTTATCAGCTCGAAATACTGCTGGCACAGCGCTCCATTAAGCATTTGTATTTGTATGAACATGATTTGGACTTCTTTTATTATTCGTTGTTCGCCATTGAGTGGGGCAATATTTTAGACCTATGCAATCGTGATGGACGCACGATTCATTTTTTCCTTGGCGTTAACCCCGAAGAATTTACTGAAAAATACCTCCACCAGTTAGAAGAAAATGGCTTTTTTATGGCGCCAGAAACGTATTTGCATGTTTCTTATAGCAGCCCTGAAAACGACCTAGCGATTGCGTATTTTAAGAAACACTATGCTCGTCAAGTCATGGGGTGGGGATTTTTTGATGATGCTTTAATTGGCATTGCGCAGGGGCTTAAATCGCTCCCTAAAACCAAAATAGCGCATTTTCAAGGCCGCGAAGCGTTGCCTAAATGGGTCGCCAATATTCCGGTTTTTATTTTAGGCAATGGTCCTTCTCTTGATCAGGGGATTGAGTTAGTCAAAGAAATTCGTGATCAGGTGTTGTTGATCTGCTGCGGCTCCACTATTAACACGTTGAAAAAATTAGGTGTGACGCCTGATATTCATGTAGATATTGAGCGCCTGAAACAAACGGTTGATAAGTTTTCATTTTTGGATCAAGACTACCTAGACAAAATCTGGGGGTTGTCTGTCAATGTTATGCACCCCGGCCTGTTTGATTGTTTTAAGCGCTCGGGCATGGCAATGAAACCCGGTGAAGCGATTACGTCACTTATGTTGTCCCAAGCGCGGGCACATGGCGATGATAAAGAATATGTGCAACTGAATTATTGTAATCCGGTCGTGGCAAACTTAGCCTTGTCTTATGTTCACCTGTTTGGTTTTAACACTGTGTATTACCTTGGTGTGGATAATGGTTTCAAAGACAAAGGCAGCCATCACTCGGTGCACAGTGGGTACTATAAAGACGGTAAAGAGTCTGGTTTTCAAACCTTCCAAGAAGCCAAGTTAGTGAAACGAGAAGGGAACTTCGGCGGTACGGTTTACGCGACGGGTATTATGGATACGTCACGAGTTCAGCTGGAGACGTTGACTCGGCAATTAAATAAGCGTCGAAATTTTGCCAGCTATAACTTGTCTGATGGGGCAAAAATCGAAGGCGTAACACCGCTCCTTATTGATGATGTATTGATCATAGACCCGAAAATTGATCACGCCAACGTTATTGATATTTTAGAAAGCGTGTATTTCACCGACCCACCAGCGGCTTTATTGGAGCAATCTGCGCAGACGCTGATTTCTATTGACGACTTTCGTACCATCAGTCGAATGTTGCAACAAGGTTGGGACGAAACGGTTGTCACACGCCAGCAAGTGTGTGATTTGTTGTGGTCTCATCATCGAAAAATCTATTTTTTGAAAGGCAGTATTCACCGTCATATTTACGATTTATTAATTGGTTCTTTTACTTACTCTGCGTTTTTGATTGTGCAGTTTCTATTCAAGTATCAGGACGAGGCCGAAACCGTGGCTCGTGCTCGTCATTTGTTTGAGCCTTGGTGCGAGTTTCTGGAAGAAATGCCTAGCATGTTGCAACAGGCTTCTGAGTATGTTGATCAGGGCAACGATCATCTCATCACTTTTTACAATGGTTGATTTTTATTATGTTCGAGCAAACGCCTTTTATTATTGCTGAGTTATCAGGCAACCATGAGCAAGATTTTGAACTCGCCAAAGCCATGATACACGCCGCGGCAGACGCAGGCGTAGACGCCATAAAGTTACAAACTTACACACCAGACACCATGACGCTCGACGTACGTCATGGTGAATTCATGGTTTCGGAAAGCGATAGTTTATGGCGCGGCAGCAATTTGTATGATCTTTATGCCAAGGCATCGACTCCTTGGGAGTGGCACAAACCCTTATTTGAATTAGCTGAATCCTTGGGATTAGTGGCCTTTAGCTCGCCGTTTGATTTGAGTGCGGTGGCTTTTTTAGAAAGCCTCAACGTACCCTTATACAAGATAGCCTCCTTCGAGATGACCGACATTCCGCTGATTCAAGCTGTCGCGCGAACGGGTAAACCAATCATTATGTCGACCGGCATGGCAAGTGAAGACGAAATCGCGGACGCCGTGGCGACGATTCGAGCGATTGGCGATAACCCATTAACCTTGCTCAAATGCACCAGTACTTACCCGGCGAGAATAGAAGATTCCAACCTGGTTACCATGGCGGATTTAGCCGCGAAAACGGCTTGTCCGGTTGGCTTGTCTGATCATACCCAAGGTCTTGGTGCGGCGGTCGCGGCAACGGCACTGGGCGCGACCGTGATTGAAAAACACTTTGTGTTAGATCGTAGCGCGGGGGGCGTAGACGCGGCGTTCTCTATGGAACCGGAGGAAATGAAAGCCTTGGTAATCGCCTGTCGTGCAGCAAAAGCCGCCCTTGGCTCTGTTACTTACGGTGGCTCAGACGCAGAACAAGCGGCGAAAAAATACCGTCGCTCTATTTATGTGGCGATGGACTTACCCGCCGGGACGGTTCTGACTGCCGCGCATCTTAAAATCATTCGCCCATCGTTTGGTCTTGCGCCTAAGCATTGGGCCGATGTCTTGGGCAAAACCTTGTCTATGGACGTGCAAAAAGGCCAGCCGCTTGCTTGGGATATGATGGCGTGAAAGCCTTGGTGCGAGCCGATGCCTCGGTCGAGATCGGCATGGGGCACAGGGTTCGCTGCCAAGCCTTGATTCACGCCTTTACTCAATTAGGCTGGCAATGCCAGTTCGTCGTGGATCGCCGTTATCAAGCATTTGCCTCGCCAGACGATGTTTTTATTGCCACGGAGGCGCAATTCTGGCGATTAGCCGAACAGGCGGATCTCGTCATATTGGACCATTATGGTTACGCTGCTGATGCCATTACCCAGCTCTATCAACATCAGGCAAACCTTCTGGTGTTGGATGACATGAACGATAGGGGCGAATTTCCCGCCAAGTGGTTATTGAATCCGTTACAGCAAGACTATTCCAAGTTAATTGAATACCCTCTCATTGGCAGTCAATACGCGTTATTAAGACCGGCTTTTCAAGCTTCCCACATTGACCACAGCTCACCGCAACGACTGCTTGTTACCCTAGGGGGAACCGACCCCTTGATGCTGACGCTCCCTATTTTAAATACCTTGTTGGCGTCCGGTTTTCCAACGGAATACATTCAGGTGCTATTGGGCGCGAATGCTAAAAACGCCGCTCAAGTGATCGCGTTTTGTGATGATAATCGCATCGCCTTCGAGCAAGGTTTAGCGGATGTCACGCCATTGATGAAACAGGCCAAAATGGCGATTTCTGCCGCGGGTGGCACCTTGTTTGAGTTAGCTTGTCTGGGCGTGCCGACGGTCTTTGCTCAAGTGGCGGAGAATCAAACGCGCTCTTTAGAGCAGCATGTGCCACTTGATTGGTGTTGTTCGGTGCGCTTTGATACTGTGCCGGAAGCGGCTCGACAACAGCGAGTTGCGCGGTTAGTGGAAGAGGTGAATCGCCGTTGGTTGGACCTTCAATGGCAACAAAACGCCCGCCAAACGGCGCGTCGCTTGGTTGATGGCGCGGGAGCGGAACGTGTTGCTAGAGTGATTAGCGATTTTTTTGAGACACAGTAAAGATTGGAACTGAAATTGGAACTGAAATTAAAGTTCAAAGGTTCAAATCCGCCGCTTGTTTCAAT contains these protein-coding regions:
- a CDS encoding flagellin N-terminal helical domain-containing protein — protein: MALYVNTNTSSLSAQRQLMSSAKSLDTSFERLSSGLRINSAADDSAGLLISNRLTSQVNGLNQSVRNANDGISLAQTAEGALDETSNMLQRMRTLSIQAANGSNSDKDRAALQQEMGQLSTEINRISSDTTFGGENLLDGTYTGIFQVGADSNQTISFNLTDGGVTNSIDFAGNAGFTMSGLSSSASTAQVSVTSASVSTMANAQSMIDVLDTMISAVDSKRAELGAIQNRFGSTISNLSNVTENVSSARSRVRDADFAAETAELTSSQILQQASSSILAQANQRPQTALSLLG
- a CDS encoding flagellar protein FlaG, whose protein sequence is MSINVSDFSKQGIPYSLRPNEQRAAEDFAALRQSNAKVVQNTADSNKADRDNNPSHFSNLSAPVEPNDLKAMNKKLSQLNVHLTFEMTEDRAQNIVKVLDQSTGDVVRQIPTEEFLKMSERIDAIMSQLSDIKGTLVNSEV
- the fliD gene encoding flagellar filament capping protein FliD is translated as MAVGSLGAGSGIDLESLVKQMVSAQKDVKVKLYQDKINGYEAEFSALGQVGSAIDNFKSSVQALNNDDLFTGRDAKIAQKEGEEVVSITTDNTASNGSYAIDVNQLAKGSRIMSAQGLFSSADEVITKEDAQLIFKAGSHEFSINVDAGTTLSELRNQINTSEDNFGVSANLIDDGNGNLFFTATSSIQGAGNTLKISNTSIVRDEDGNIIDNSKDAIDVKDPIEEQDAVEKSNEVADDAKPVDEPDELDLEGDDVDFANDGPIPADEEKDIAETASAADIEPVEIETDDTDNTEVAPFAAGLTLDSVSTEGMTAGLYAPLGEEARDAVITVDGIQIRNQSNTFDDAVAGLSIEALAPTDKTTKVDISFDQKTVQETIEAFVASYNDMVGFLQASTDKDAVLNGNSMIRTLQSSLSTQLMSSHGEAGTFTSVFDLGIKMDNKGMLSFNNAKFDDAMKRGYSEIAPMISGKNGLAQSLENLLSSYTGSAGMTNTLKDSLTRSIDNTEETLEAYEDRMVRYEESLRSKFAGLDSRLANMNAQGGYLNSVLAKM
- the fliS gene encoding flagellar export chaperone FliS; the protein is MYKSKGIQAYRKDSIKSDLASADPHRVIQLLMQGALEKLALGKGCIERSDWEGKAAALTRASEIINALRDALDRDANPELVDNLESLYEYMMVRITEASVTKDTAIIDQVMGLILQIKGAWDQISTLDKQVAYGGQTEARVGVV
- a CDS encoding motility associated factor glycosyltransferase family protein, which produces MQNEEVLSSLDQAEAFAALFERGAARLKENDSELTERYVRNMTVFSQVMPHIFESFQHYQPKKRHIYMEEEGGLNLYREDVGVPLFSAQPRAQAAEKIAQALKKPNKTLLNLERTAKHPSRHVFYSNKILDQIEQQSQALQPQEGWPEFVGSTILFGVEFGYQLEILLAQRSIKHLYLYEHDLDFFYYSLFAIEWGNILDLCNRDGRTIHFFLGVNPEEFTEKYLHQLEENGFFMAPETYLHVSYSSPENDLAIAYFKKHYARQVMGWGFFDDALIGIAQGLKSLPKTKIAHFQGREALPKWVANIPVFILGNGPSLDQGIELVKEIRDQVLLICCGSTINTLKKLGVTPDIHVDIERLKQTVDKFSFLDQDYLDKIWGLSVNVMHPGLFDCFKRSGMAMKPGEAITSLMLSQARAHGDDKEYVQLNYCNPVVANLALSYVHLFGFNTVYYLGVDNGFKDKGSHHSVHSGYYKDGKESGFQTFQEAKLVKREGNFGGTVYATGIMDTSRVQLETLTRQLNKRRNFASYNLSDGAKIEGVTPLLIDDVLIIDPKIDHANVIDILESVYFTDPPAALLEQSAQTLISIDDFRTISRMLQQGWDETVVTRQQVCDLLWSHHRKIYFLKGSIHRHIYDLLIGSFTYSAFLIVQFLFKYQDEAETVARARHLFEPWCEFLEEMPSMLQQASEYVDQGNDHLITFYNG
- the pseI gene encoding pseudaminic acid synthase; amino-acid sequence: MFEQTPFIIAELSGNHEQDFELAKAMIHAAADAGVDAIKLQTYTPDTMTLDVRHGEFMVSESDSLWRGSNLYDLYAKASTPWEWHKPLFELAESLGLVAFSSPFDLSAVAFLESLNVPLYKIASFEMTDIPLIQAVARTGKPIIMSTGMASEDEIADAVATIRAIGDNPLTLLKCTSTYPARIEDSNLVTMADLAAKTACPVGLSDHTQGLGAAVAATALGATVIEKHFVLDRSAGGVDAAFSMEPEEMKALVIACRAAKAALGSVTYGGSDAEQAAKKYRRSIYVAMDLPAGTVLTAAHLKIIRPSFGLAPKHWADVLGKTLSMDVQKGQPLAWDMMA
- a CDS encoding PseG/SpsG family protein translates to MGYDGVKALVRADASVEIGMGHRVRCQALIHAFTQLGWQCQFVVDRRYQAFASPDDVFIATEAQFWRLAEQADLVILDHYGYAADAITQLYQHQANLLVLDDMNDRGEFPAKWLLNPLQQDYSKLIEYPLIGSQYALLRPAFQASHIDHSSPQRLLVTLGGTDPLMLTLPILNTLLASGFPTEYIQVLLGANAKNAAQVIAFCDDNRIAFEQGLADVTPLMKQAKMAISAAGGTLFELACLGVPTVFAQVAENQTRSLEQHVPLDWCCSVRFDTVPEAARQQRVARLVEEVNRRWLDLQWQQNARQTARRLVDGAGAERVARVISDFFETQ